One Drosophila santomea strain STO CAGO 1482 chromosome X, Prin_Dsan_1.1, whole genome shotgun sequence DNA segment encodes these proteins:
- the LOC120456568 gene encoding serine/arginine repetitive matrix protein 1 isoform X3 yields the protein MDATWAMEQLLAAVELNRSQSEATTSTATTTISIWSAPSQGSGSSSMDPVSFRFRLDGQPILPPLMTSAKRREVQLARQMAENLEEQYRLTRHSAGSDMASRRSLSQLQQTETLIYDSTRGQARPQTLVLGIQLPTIHVDPPTPQPLVEPVGNTSPRRHNRITDRILQFEQSGLGKLLPKVPDKRILRTSPALAEDQRMQHQDTRSNKVGGPTAEPASFQRSRSFTLEEPSQVLVEHMQREALALKPSQSLANFQRQTIESQAKRVNRSARSISSNNSNNSNNSNNSNSSRTTKTIVTSTTAAGSSCSRRDREVERIIERAIDEHGALEASRKAGVRNYLRGHRERMNQLVIHQEEERRRMQAQFYNQQRLLIEELCAEIDVSSGTENPDGLMSQSTSTGDLQRFSPAPTMSPFSYATPRSYQDVNDFLPMAEDMCQMASPSSVRKRLFSPKLTQDYDSEPQPLEEVSAPSTPRLLPLRNSSLTNSKRSGQAVRRRSQTVGSSPRKTTPPADHVVMKSPAKPDGGAGRPKSSPVKNSSTIAKRGSPQPKRASPKSVSPPKRQGNKHVDLEQEERQWAATRINAAVRGFLVRRLFATEQVQRIVQTIRDTLIFVLNLHLETCGHGLDAEEPANLRLKARLLQQLCSASRTLHLIFFQTSIKDRMEIIARDRKRIKTKLLLKHR from the exons ATGGATGCGACGTG GGCaatggagcagctgctggctGCAGTTGAGCTGAATCGTAGCCAGAGCGAGGCCACCACATCAACGGCCACGACAACCATATCGATCTGGAGCGCCCCCTCGCAAGGCAGTGGCTCCAGTTCTATGGACCCTGTCTCCTTTCGGTTCCGCTTGGACGGGCAGCCCATATTGCCACCGCTG ATGACGAGCGCTAAGAGACGCGAGGTGCAGCTGGCCCGCCAGATGGCGGAAAACCTGGAGGAGCAGTACCGCCTGACCAGACACTCGGCGGGATCCGACATGGCCAGTCGGAGAAGTCTGTCGCAGCTGCAGCAGACAGAGACCCTCATCTATGACAGCACACGGGGGCAGGCTCGGCCGCAGACTCTGGTCTTGGGCATACAGCTGCCCACCATACACGTGGATCCTCCCACGCCTCAGCCGCTTGTGGAGCCAGTAGGCAACACTTCCCCAAGACGACATAATCGCATTACCGATCGTATCCTGCAGTTCGAGCAGTCGGGTCTGGGTAAGCTGCTGCCCAAAGTTCCAGACAAGAGGATCTTGCGCACAAGTCCTGCGTTAGCCGAAGACCAGCGAATGCAGCATCAGGATACAAGGTCAAACAAGGTCGGAGGTCCAACCGCAGAACCAGCTAGTTTTCAGCGCTCGAGAAGTTTCACCCTGGAGGAGCCCTCCCAGGTTCTCGTAGAGCACATGCAGAGGGAGGCCCTGGCTCTGAAGCCCAGCCAGAGTTTGGCCAACTTCCAGAGGCAGACAATCGAGTCTCAGGCCAAGCGGGTGAACCGTAGTGCTAgaagcatcagcagcaacaacagcaacaatagtaacaatagcaacaatagCAACTCTAGCCGCACAACGAAGACCATCGTCACTAGCACCACAGCCGCCGGTAGCAGCTGCTCCAGGCGTGATCGAGAGGTGGAGCGTATAATTGAACGGGCAATAGACGAGCACGGCGCTTTGGAAGCCAGTCGGAAGGCAGGAGTGCGTAACTATCTGCGTGGCCATCGGGAGCGGATGAATCAATTGGTCATCCACCAGGAGGAGGAACGTCGTCGCATGCAGGCCCAATTCTATAATCAGCAGCGGCTGCTTATAGAGGAACTGTGTGCTGAAATCGATGTTTCCTCGGGCACCGAAAATCCAGACGGTCTCATGTCGCAAAGCACCAGTACGGGAGACCTGCAGCGTTTCTCACCCGCGCCCACCATGTCCCCCTTTTCATATGCCACGCCGCGCAGCTACCAGGATGTGAATGATTTTCTGCCGATGGCGGAGGACATGTGCCAAATGGCGTCTCCTTCTTCCGTTCGGAAGAGGCTTTTTAGTCCGAAACTAACACAGGACTACGACTCGGAACCGCAGCCACTGGAGGAGGTCAGTGCTCCCAGCACACCGCGATTATTGCCCCTCAGGAACAGCAGCTTAACCAATAGCAAACGAAGTGGCCAAGCTGTCCGCCGACGATCGCAAACTGTTGGCAGTAGTCCCCGGAAAACGACCCCCCCTGCAGACCACGTGGTGATGAAATCACCAGCGAAGCCTGATGGTGGAGCAGGACGACCGAAGAGTTCCCCGGTGAAAAATAGCTCCACTATAGCGAAAAGGGGAAGCCCACAACCAAAAAGAGCTTCACCAAAAAGCGTCTCACCGCCCAAGCGACAGGGCAAT AAACACGTCGACCTGGAGCAGGAAGAGCGCCAGTGGGCGGCCACACGTATAAATGCAGCTGTACGAGGATTCTTGGTCCGCCGGCTTTTTGCAACCGAGCAAGTGCAGCGAATTGTCCAAACCATCAGGGACACCCTGATCTTCGTGTTGAACCTACACCTGGAAACTTGTGGACATGGCCTGGATGCAGAGGAGCCTGCAAACTTGCGCCTCAAGGCGCGCCTGCTTCAACAG CTCTGCTCCGCCAGTCGCACCCTGCACCTGATCTTCTTCCAGACCAGCATAAAGGACCGCATGGAAATCATCGCCCGGGATCGCAAGCGGATCAAGACCAAACTGCTCCTCAAACATCGCTGA
- the LOC120455521 gene encoding uncharacterized protein LOC120455521 isoform X2, translating into MFCLASSGCLGTIAVLGHLISGSTLVLTILVVSALVSTKYNFKLLKIEHRDFQWSEKLNYNNMEAEAEDEFLPDVNESNLFVLERASDVATISSPTEANDEDDDERSDDIPSELLIPDVIPEIDEHSTDEDDELAPLAAKRQEKPQQHQQLAKESEDMNFRKGHFKRDSSLSTTSSSSEESLSKGLQFPDHTTVDASRNPQLRQIAAVPDPAGELVALAVKTQAQALLANSGKLLPSLVSGLVQWGAGGAAAAGPVGDETDASRDRDQQRIVTALDSSDESDFEILESDDFK; encoded by the exons ATGTTCTGCTTGGCCAGCAGCGGTTGCCTGGGCACCATCGCAGTGCTCGGCCATCTCATCTCCGGCTCCACGCTGGTCCTGACCATCCTGGTCGTCTCCGCCCTCGTTTCCACCAAGTACAATTTCAAGCTGCTGAAGATCGAGCACAGGG ACTTCCAGTGGTCGGAGAAGCTGAACTACAACAACATGGAAGCCGAGGCAGAGGATGAGTTCCTGCCGGACGTGAACGAGTCGAATCTGTTCGTGCTGGAGCGGGCTAGCGATGTGGCCACCATCAGTTCGCCCACCGAAGCGAATGACGAGGATGATGACGAGCGCAGCGACGACATACCGTCGGAGCTCCTCATCCCGGATGTTATACCCGAGATTGATGAGCACTCCACCGACGAGGACGATGAACTAGCCCCACTAGCGGCGAAGAGGCAGGAGAaaccgcagcagcatcagcaactgGCCAAGGAGAGCGAGGATATGAACTTCCGAAAAGGCCACTTCAAGCGCGACTCGTCGCtgtccaccacctcctcctcgtcggAGGAAAGCCTGTCCAAGGGGCTGCAGTTCCCCGATCACACCACCGTAGATGCCAGTCGCAATCCTCAGTTGCGTCAGATAGCCGCCGTACCGGATCCCGCCGGCGAGCTTGTGGCCCTGGCCGTGAAAACCCAGGCTCAGGCGTTGCTGGCCAACAGCGGGAAGCTGCTGCCCAGCCTTGTGTCCGGCCTGGTGCAATGGGGAGCAGGTGGAGCTGCCGCAGCCGGTCCCGTCGGTGATGAAACAGATGCAAGTCGAGATCGCGACCAGCAGCGCATTGTCACCGCCTTGGATTCGTCGGACGAAAGCGATTTTGAGATACTCGAATCGGATGACTTCAAGTAA
- the LOC120456568 gene encoding serine/arginine repetitive matrix protein 1 isoform X2, with amino-acid sequence MDATCRAMEQLLAAVELNRSQSEATTSTATTTISIWSAPSQGSGSSSMDPVSFRFRLDGQPILPPLMTSAKRREVQLARQMAENLEEQYRLTRHSAGSDMASRRSLSQLQQTETLIYDSTRGQARPQTLVLGIQLPTIHVDPPTPQPLVEPVGNTSPRRHNRITDRILQFEQSGLGKLLPKVPDKRILRTSPALAEDQRMQHQDTRSNKVGGPTAEPASFQRSRSFTLEEPSQVLVEHMQREALALKPSQSLANFQRQTIESQAKRVNRSARSISSNNSNNSNNSNNSNSSRTTKTIVTSTTAAGSSCSRRDREVERIIERAIDEHGALEASRKAGVRNYLRGHRERMNQLVIHQEEERRRMQAQFYNQQRLLIEELCAEIDVSSGTENPDGLMSQSTSTGDLQRFSPAPTMSPFSYATPRSYQDVNDFLPMAEDMCQMASPSSVRKRLFSPKLTQDYDSEPQPLEEVSAPSTPRLLPLRNSSLTNSKRSGQAVRRRSQTVGSSPRKTTPPADHVVMKSPAKPDGGAGRPKSSPVKNSSTIAKRGSPQPKRASPKSVSPPKRQGNKHVDLEQEERQWAATRINAAVRGFLVRRLFATEQVQRIVQTIRDTLIFVLNLHLETCGHGLDAEEPANLRLKARLLQQLCSASRTLHLIFFQTSIKDRMEIIARDRKRIKTKLLLKHR; translated from the exons ATGGATGCGACGTG CAGGGCaatggagcagctgctggctGCAGTTGAGCTGAATCGTAGCCAGAGCGAGGCCACCACATCAACGGCCACGACAACCATATCGATCTGGAGCGCCCCCTCGCAAGGCAGTGGCTCCAGTTCTATGGACCCTGTCTCCTTTCGGTTCCGCTTGGACGGGCAGCCCATATTGCCACCGCTG ATGACGAGCGCTAAGAGACGCGAGGTGCAGCTGGCCCGCCAGATGGCGGAAAACCTGGAGGAGCAGTACCGCCTGACCAGACACTCGGCGGGATCCGACATGGCCAGTCGGAGAAGTCTGTCGCAGCTGCAGCAGACAGAGACCCTCATCTATGACAGCACACGGGGGCAGGCTCGGCCGCAGACTCTGGTCTTGGGCATACAGCTGCCCACCATACACGTGGATCCTCCCACGCCTCAGCCGCTTGTGGAGCCAGTAGGCAACACTTCCCCAAGACGACATAATCGCATTACCGATCGTATCCTGCAGTTCGAGCAGTCGGGTCTGGGTAAGCTGCTGCCCAAAGTTCCAGACAAGAGGATCTTGCGCACAAGTCCTGCGTTAGCCGAAGACCAGCGAATGCAGCATCAGGATACAAGGTCAAACAAGGTCGGAGGTCCAACCGCAGAACCAGCTAGTTTTCAGCGCTCGAGAAGTTTCACCCTGGAGGAGCCCTCCCAGGTTCTCGTAGAGCACATGCAGAGGGAGGCCCTGGCTCTGAAGCCCAGCCAGAGTTTGGCCAACTTCCAGAGGCAGACAATCGAGTCTCAGGCCAAGCGGGTGAACCGTAGTGCTAgaagcatcagcagcaacaacagcaacaatagtaacaatagcaacaatagCAACTCTAGCCGCACAACGAAGACCATCGTCACTAGCACCACAGCCGCCGGTAGCAGCTGCTCCAGGCGTGATCGAGAGGTGGAGCGTATAATTGAACGGGCAATAGACGAGCACGGCGCTTTGGAAGCCAGTCGGAAGGCAGGAGTGCGTAACTATCTGCGTGGCCATCGGGAGCGGATGAATCAATTGGTCATCCACCAGGAGGAGGAACGTCGTCGCATGCAGGCCCAATTCTATAATCAGCAGCGGCTGCTTATAGAGGAACTGTGTGCTGAAATCGATGTTTCCTCGGGCACCGAAAATCCAGACGGTCTCATGTCGCAAAGCACCAGTACGGGAGACCTGCAGCGTTTCTCACCCGCGCCCACCATGTCCCCCTTTTCATATGCCACGCCGCGCAGCTACCAGGATGTGAATGATTTTCTGCCGATGGCGGAGGACATGTGCCAAATGGCGTCTCCTTCTTCCGTTCGGAAGAGGCTTTTTAGTCCGAAACTAACACAGGACTACGACTCGGAACCGCAGCCACTGGAGGAGGTCAGTGCTCCCAGCACACCGCGATTATTGCCCCTCAGGAACAGCAGCTTAACCAATAGCAAACGAAGTGGCCAAGCTGTCCGCCGACGATCGCAAACTGTTGGCAGTAGTCCCCGGAAAACGACCCCCCCTGCAGACCACGTGGTGATGAAATCACCAGCGAAGCCTGATGGTGGAGCAGGACGACCGAAGAGTTCCCCGGTGAAAAATAGCTCCACTATAGCGAAAAGGGGAAGCCCACAACCAAAAAGAGCTTCACCAAAAAGCGTCTCACCGCCCAAGCGACAGGGCAAT AAACACGTCGACCTGGAGCAGGAAGAGCGCCAGTGGGCGGCCACACGTATAAATGCAGCTGTACGAGGATTCTTGGTCCGCCGGCTTTTTGCAACCGAGCAAGTGCAGCGAATTGTCCAAACCATCAGGGACACCCTGATCTTCGTGTTGAACCTACACCTGGAAACTTGTGGACATGGCCTGGATGCAGAGGAGCCTGCAAACTTGCGCCTCAAGGCGCGCCTGCTTCAACAG CTCTGCTCCGCCAGTCGCACCCTGCACCTGATCTTCTTCCAGACCAGCATAAAGGACCGCATGGAAATCATCGCCCGGGATCGCAAGCGGATCAAGACCAAACTGCTCCTCAAACATCGCTGA
- the LOC120455521 gene encoding uncharacterized protein LOC120455521 isoform X1, which yields MFQVLPRPSRSTLHCGAAAVVTVILMAWVRPLGVLFLGLLGYWIYWTRCSFRVVPTDELRGKINTWLQRIDDWRHSSPSMFCLASSGCLGTIAVLGHLISGSTLVLTILVVSALVSTKYNFKLLKIEHRDFQWSEKLNYNNMEAEAEDEFLPDVNESNLFVLERASDVATISSPTEANDEDDDERSDDIPSELLIPDVIPEIDEHSTDEDDELAPLAAKRQEKPQQHQQLAKESEDMNFRKGHFKRDSSLSTTSSSSEESLSKGLQFPDHTTVDASRNPQLRQIAAVPDPAGELVALAVKTQAQALLANSGKLLPSLVSGLVQWGAGGAAAAGPVGDETDASRDRDQQRIVTALDSSDESDFEILESDDFK from the exons ATGTTTCAAGTCCTGCCCCGTCCGTCGAGGTCCACGCTCCACTGCGGAGCGGCAGCCGTGGTCACAGTCATCCTAATGGCATG GGTCCGACCGCTGGGCGTGCTATTCCTGGGACTACTTGGCTACTGGATCTACTGGACGCGCTGCAGCTTCCGCGTTGTGCCCACGGACGAGCTGCGCGGCAAGATCAACACCTGGCTGCAGAGGATCGACGACTGGCGCCATAGCAGTCCCAGCATGTTCTGCTTGGCCAGCAGCGGTTGCCTGGGCACCATCGCAGTGCTCGGCCATCTCATCTCCGGCTCCACGCTGGTCCTGACCATCCTGGTCGTCTCCGCCCTCGTTTCCACCAAGTACAATTTCAAGCTGCTGAAGATCGAGCACAGGG ACTTCCAGTGGTCGGAGAAGCTGAACTACAACAACATGGAAGCCGAGGCAGAGGATGAGTTCCTGCCGGACGTGAACGAGTCGAATCTGTTCGTGCTGGAGCGGGCTAGCGATGTGGCCACCATCAGTTCGCCCACCGAAGCGAATGACGAGGATGATGACGAGCGCAGCGACGACATACCGTCGGAGCTCCTCATCCCGGATGTTATACCCGAGATTGATGAGCACTCCACCGACGAGGACGATGAACTAGCCCCACTAGCGGCGAAGAGGCAGGAGAaaccgcagcagcatcagcaactgGCCAAGGAGAGCGAGGATATGAACTTCCGAAAAGGCCACTTCAAGCGCGACTCGTCGCtgtccaccacctcctcctcgtcggAGGAAAGCCTGTCCAAGGGGCTGCAGTTCCCCGATCACACCACCGTAGATGCCAGTCGCAATCCTCAGTTGCGTCAGATAGCCGCCGTACCGGATCCCGCCGGCGAGCTTGTGGCCCTGGCCGTGAAAACCCAGGCTCAGGCGTTGCTGGCCAACAGCGGGAAGCTGCTGCCCAGCCTTGTGTCCGGCCTGGTGCAATGGGGAGCAGGTGGAGCTGCCGCAGCCGGTCCCGTCGGTGATGAAACAGATGCAAGTCGAGATCGCGACCAGCAGCGCATTGTCACCGCCTTGGATTCGTCGGACGAAAGCGATTTTGAGATACTCGAATCGGATGACTTCAAGTAA
- the LOC120456568 gene encoding serine/arginine repetitive matrix protein 1 isoform X4: protein MDATWWLLHLSRAMEQLLAAVELNRSQSEATTSTATTTISIWSAPSQGSGSSSMDPVSFRFRLDGQPILPPLMTSAKRREVQLARQMAENLEEQYRLTRHSAGSDMASRRSLSQLQQTETLIYDSTRGQARPQTLVLGIQLPTIHVDPPTPQPLVEPVGNTSPRRHNRITDRILQFEQSGLGKLLPKVPDKRILRTSPALAEDQRMQHQDTRSNKVGGPTAEPASFQRSRSFTLEEPSQVLVEHMQREALALKPSQSLANFQRQTIESQAKRVNRSARSISSNNSNNSNNSNNSNSSRTTKTIVTSTTAAGSSCSRRDREVERIIERAIDEHGALEASRKAGVRNYLRGHRERMNQLVIHQEEERRRMQAQFYNQQRLLIEELCAEIDVSSGTENPDGLMSQSTSTGDLQRFSPAPTMSPFSYATPRSYQDVNDFLPMAEDMCQMASPSSVRKRLFSPKLTQDYDSEPQPLEEVSAPSTPRLLPLRNSSLTNSKRSGQAVRRRSQTVGSSPRKTTPPADHVVMKSPAKPDGGAGRPKSSPVKNSSTIAKRGSPQPKRASPKSVSPPKRQGNRKKP from the exons ATGGATGCGACGTG GTGGCTTCTCCATTTAAGCAGGGCaatggagcagctgctggctGCAGTTGAGCTGAATCGTAGCCAGAGCGAGGCCACCACATCAACGGCCACGACAACCATATCGATCTGGAGCGCCCCCTCGCAAGGCAGTGGCTCCAGTTCTATGGACCCTGTCTCCTTTCGGTTCCGCTTGGACGGGCAGCCCATATTGCCACCGCTG ATGACGAGCGCTAAGAGACGCGAGGTGCAGCTGGCCCGCCAGATGGCGGAAAACCTGGAGGAGCAGTACCGCCTGACCAGACACTCGGCGGGATCCGACATGGCCAGTCGGAGAAGTCTGTCGCAGCTGCAGCAGACAGAGACCCTCATCTATGACAGCACACGGGGGCAGGCTCGGCCGCAGACTCTGGTCTTGGGCATACAGCTGCCCACCATACACGTGGATCCTCCCACGCCTCAGCCGCTTGTGGAGCCAGTAGGCAACACTTCCCCAAGACGACATAATCGCATTACCGATCGTATCCTGCAGTTCGAGCAGTCGGGTCTGGGTAAGCTGCTGCCCAAAGTTCCAGACAAGAGGATCTTGCGCACAAGTCCTGCGTTAGCCGAAGACCAGCGAATGCAGCATCAGGATACAAGGTCAAACAAGGTCGGAGGTCCAACCGCAGAACCAGCTAGTTTTCAGCGCTCGAGAAGTTTCACCCTGGAGGAGCCCTCCCAGGTTCTCGTAGAGCACATGCAGAGGGAGGCCCTGGCTCTGAAGCCCAGCCAGAGTTTGGCCAACTTCCAGAGGCAGACAATCGAGTCTCAGGCCAAGCGGGTGAACCGTAGTGCTAgaagcatcagcagcaacaacagcaacaatagtaacaatagcaacaatagCAACTCTAGCCGCACAACGAAGACCATCGTCACTAGCACCACAGCCGCCGGTAGCAGCTGCTCCAGGCGTGATCGAGAGGTGGAGCGTATAATTGAACGGGCAATAGACGAGCACGGCGCTTTGGAAGCCAGTCGGAAGGCAGGAGTGCGTAACTATCTGCGTGGCCATCGGGAGCGGATGAATCAATTGGTCATCCACCAGGAGGAGGAACGTCGTCGCATGCAGGCCCAATTCTATAATCAGCAGCGGCTGCTTATAGAGGAACTGTGTGCTGAAATCGATGTTTCCTCGGGCACCGAAAATCCAGACGGTCTCATGTCGCAAAGCACCAGTACGGGAGACCTGCAGCGTTTCTCACCCGCGCCCACCATGTCCCCCTTTTCATATGCCACGCCGCGCAGCTACCAGGATGTGAATGATTTTCTGCCGATGGCGGAGGACATGTGCCAAATGGCGTCTCCTTCTTCCGTTCGGAAGAGGCTTTTTAGTCCGAAACTAACACAGGACTACGACTCGGAACCGCAGCCACTGGAGGAGGTCAGTGCTCCCAGCACACCGCGATTATTGCCCCTCAGGAACAGCAGCTTAACCAATAGCAAACGAAGTGGCCAAGCTGTCCGCCGACGATCGCAAACTGTTGGCAGTAGTCCCCGGAAAACGACCCCCCCTGCAGACCACGTGGTGATGAAATCACCAGCGAAGCCTGATGGTGGAGCAGGACGACCGAAGAGTTCCCCGGTGAAAAATAGCTCCACTATAGCGAAAAGGGGAAGCCCACAACCAAAAAGAGCTTCACCAAAAAGCGTCTCACCGCCCAAGCGACAGGGCAAT CGCAAGAAGCCCTAA
- the LOC120456568 gene encoding serine/arginine repetitive matrix protein 1 isoform X1 yields MDATWWLLHLSRAMEQLLAAVELNRSQSEATTSTATTTISIWSAPSQGSGSSSMDPVSFRFRLDGQPILPPLMTSAKRREVQLARQMAENLEEQYRLTRHSAGSDMASRRSLSQLQQTETLIYDSTRGQARPQTLVLGIQLPTIHVDPPTPQPLVEPVGNTSPRRHNRITDRILQFEQSGLGKLLPKVPDKRILRTSPALAEDQRMQHQDTRSNKVGGPTAEPASFQRSRSFTLEEPSQVLVEHMQREALALKPSQSLANFQRQTIESQAKRVNRSARSISSNNSNNSNNSNNSNSSRTTKTIVTSTTAAGSSCSRRDREVERIIERAIDEHGALEASRKAGVRNYLRGHRERMNQLVIHQEEERRRMQAQFYNQQRLLIEELCAEIDVSSGTENPDGLMSQSTSTGDLQRFSPAPTMSPFSYATPRSYQDVNDFLPMAEDMCQMASPSSVRKRLFSPKLTQDYDSEPQPLEEVSAPSTPRLLPLRNSSLTNSKRSGQAVRRRSQTVGSSPRKTTPPADHVVMKSPAKPDGGAGRPKSSPVKNSSTIAKRGSPQPKRASPKSVSPPKRQGNKHVDLEQEERQWAATRINAAVRGFLVRRLFATEQVQRIVQTIRDTLIFVLNLHLETCGHGLDAEEPANLRLKARLLQQLCSASRTLHLIFFQTSIKDRMEIIARDRKRIKTKLLLKHR; encoded by the exons ATGGATGCGACGTG GTGGCTTCTCCATTTAAGCAGGGCaatggagcagctgctggctGCAGTTGAGCTGAATCGTAGCCAGAGCGAGGCCACCACATCAACGGCCACGACAACCATATCGATCTGGAGCGCCCCCTCGCAAGGCAGTGGCTCCAGTTCTATGGACCCTGTCTCCTTTCGGTTCCGCTTGGACGGGCAGCCCATATTGCCACCGCTG ATGACGAGCGCTAAGAGACGCGAGGTGCAGCTGGCCCGCCAGATGGCGGAAAACCTGGAGGAGCAGTACCGCCTGACCAGACACTCGGCGGGATCCGACATGGCCAGTCGGAGAAGTCTGTCGCAGCTGCAGCAGACAGAGACCCTCATCTATGACAGCACACGGGGGCAGGCTCGGCCGCAGACTCTGGTCTTGGGCATACAGCTGCCCACCATACACGTGGATCCTCCCACGCCTCAGCCGCTTGTGGAGCCAGTAGGCAACACTTCCCCAAGACGACATAATCGCATTACCGATCGTATCCTGCAGTTCGAGCAGTCGGGTCTGGGTAAGCTGCTGCCCAAAGTTCCAGACAAGAGGATCTTGCGCACAAGTCCTGCGTTAGCCGAAGACCAGCGAATGCAGCATCAGGATACAAGGTCAAACAAGGTCGGAGGTCCAACCGCAGAACCAGCTAGTTTTCAGCGCTCGAGAAGTTTCACCCTGGAGGAGCCCTCCCAGGTTCTCGTAGAGCACATGCAGAGGGAGGCCCTGGCTCTGAAGCCCAGCCAGAGTTTGGCCAACTTCCAGAGGCAGACAATCGAGTCTCAGGCCAAGCGGGTGAACCGTAGTGCTAgaagcatcagcagcaacaacagcaacaatagtaacaatagcaacaatagCAACTCTAGCCGCACAACGAAGACCATCGTCACTAGCACCACAGCCGCCGGTAGCAGCTGCTCCAGGCGTGATCGAGAGGTGGAGCGTATAATTGAACGGGCAATAGACGAGCACGGCGCTTTGGAAGCCAGTCGGAAGGCAGGAGTGCGTAACTATCTGCGTGGCCATCGGGAGCGGATGAATCAATTGGTCATCCACCAGGAGGAGGAACGTCGTCGCATGCAGGCCCAATTCTATAATCAGCAGCGGCTGCTTATAGAGGAACTGTGTGCTGAAATCGATGTTTCCTCGGGCACCGAAAATCCAGACGGTCTCATGTCGCAAAGCACCAGTACGGGAGACCTGCAGCGTTTCTCACCCGCGCCCACCATGTCCCCCTTTTCATATGCCACGCCGCGCAGCTACCAGGATGTGAATGATTTTCTGCCGATGGCGGAGGACATGTGCCAAATGGCGTCTCCTTCTTCCGTTCGGAAGAGGCTTTTTAGTCCGAAACTAACACAGGACTACGACTCGGAACCGCAGCCACTGGAGGAGGTCAGTGCTCCCAGCACACCGCGATTATTGCCCCTCAGGAACAGCAGCTTAACCAATAGCAAACGAAGTGGCCAAGCTGTCCGCCGACGATCGCAAACTGTTGGCAGTAGTCCCCGGAAAACGACCCCCCCTGCAGACCACGTGGTGATGAAATCACCAGCGAAGCCTGATGGTGGAGCAGGACGACCGAAGAGTTCCCCGGTGAAAAATAGCTCCACTATAGCGAAAAGGGGAAGCCCACAACCAAAAAGAGCTTCACCAAAAAGCGTCTCACCGCCCAAGCGACAGGGCAAT AAACACGTCGACCTGGAGCAGGAAGAGCGCCAGTGGGCGGCCACACGTATAAATGCAGCTGTACGAGGATTCTTGGTCCGCCGGCTTTTTGCAACCGAGCAAGTGCAGCGAATTGTCCAAACCATCAGGGACACCCTGATCTTCGTGTTGAACCTACACCTGGAAACTTGTGGACATGGCCTGGATGCAGAGGAGCCTGCAAACTTGCGCCTCAAGGCGCGCCTGCTTCAACAG CTCTGCTCCGCCAGTCGCACCCTGCACCTGATCTTCTTCCAGACCAGCATAAAGGACCGCATGGAAATCATCGCCCGGGATCGCAAGCGGATCAAGACCAAACTGCTCCTCAAACATCGCTGA